The Flavobacterium sp. HJ-32-4 genome contains a region encoding:
- a CDS encoding lysylphosphatidylglycerol synthase domain-containing protein has protein sequence MRSATNKTKQLLIGFAKLLVAIAAVYSLYAELSDPAQHDWRAFFATLGDHFDLKLVIAVLFLAFTNRFLEVLKWQNLVRVIDAIGIGAATRQVLAGMAFGIVTPAGIGEYAGKAFFFPAESRKKIVFLNLLCNGIQMVLSVVFGVFGLLYFNTLSPVLSARVVVITAGITLAVAFALLLTRKLTVKGWSIERLLHKINRIPRDIHRRNVLLAIGRYLSFSHQQYLLLLLFGANAEYLPTLAVIAGVYLLASCLPTFQLLDFAVKGSLSVYFFEQIGVDGIPVLFAATSIWLLNVVIPVVMGSYFVIRLRIAK, from the coding sequence GTGAGATCCGCTACCAACAAAACTAAGCAATTACTCATTGGGTTCGCCAAACTTTTAGTGGCGATCGCCGCTGTTTATTCGCTGTATGCGGAGCTCTCCGACCCGGCCCAACATGACTGGCGTGCGTTCTTCGCCACACTTGGTGATCATTTCGATCTGAAACTTGTTATAGCCGTCCTCTTTTTAGCGTTCACCAACCGCTTCCTCGAAGTGCTAAAGTGGCAGAATCTCGTTCGCGTCATCGACGCAATCGGCATCGGTGCGGCCACCCGACAGGTGCTGGCCGGCATGGCCTTCGGCATCGTCACGCCGGCGGGCATAGGCGAATACGCGGGTAAGGCTTTCTTCTTTCCGGCGGAATCCCGAAAAAAAATCGTCTTCCTGAACCTGCTGTGTAATGGTATACAGATGGTATTGTCGGTGGTGTTCGGTGTGTTTGGGTTGTTGTATTTTAATACGCTGTCACCTGTGTTGAGCGCCCGGGTGGTGGTCATAACGGCGGGTATAACCCTCGCGGTGGCATTTGCTTTACTGCTCACACGGAAGCTTACGGTCAAGGGATGGTCGATCGAACGACTATTGCATAAAATCAATCGGATTCCGCGCGATATCCACCGGCGGAATGTGCTGTTGGCTATCGGACGCTATCTGTCGTTTTCGCACCAGCAGTACCTGTTATTGCTGCTGTTTGGCGCAAATGCCGAGTACCTTCCCACCCTCGCGGTGATCGCCGGAGTCTACCTGCTGGCTTCTTGCCTGCCTACCTTCCAGTTGTTGGATTTTGCCGTCAAGGGCAGCCTGTCGGTCTATTTCTTTGAACAGATTGGTGTTGATGGCATTCCGGTTTTGTTCGCCGCTACGTCGATTTGGTTGCTGAATGTGGTGATTCCGGTGGTTATGGGAAGCTATTTCGTTATTCGATTACGCATTGCAAAATGA
- a CDS encoding glycosyltransferase, with the protein MSTVILILIGVAYVALIGAFSYGFEKVPEFRASRPSPMTRFCLVVPFRNEAHELPNLLVSLAELDYPSDLLECLFVDDSSDDASVALIRSASLPFPVSILPNRRLTASPKKDAIVTAIEATGMDWIITTDADCTMGANWLRTYDAFIQEKQPDFIAAPVGVTSQSEYWPALQVMEHMALQGATIGGFGIGKPFLCNGANMAYTKQFFQESYGYRGNDAIASGDDVFLLHKAVRARKKTAFLKAKEAIVWTGLAPDFATYLQQRVRWARKSPGYRNTFARIVAAVVFFGNLFPAIALLFFVSRSSLSVPADLQTAAWFFASKCMVDYALLTRTRRFFRVYAYHFFSGSLVYPFLSSFVAIRSMWGGYTWKGRRFRR; encoded by the coding sequence ATGAGCACCGTTATCCTCATCCTGATAGGTGTAGCGTATGTGGCGCTGATAGGGGCCTTCTCGTATGGTTTTGAGAAAGTGCCGGAATTCCGCGCATCCCGTCCATCCCCAATGACGCGTTTTTGTCTTGTCGTCCCTTTCCGGAATGAAGCGCATGAACTTCCGAATTTACTAGTCTCCCTTGCAGAATTAGACTACCCATCGGATTTACTCGAATGCCTCTTCGTAGACGATTCGTCGGATGATGCTTCGGTGGCCCTGATCCGATCGGCATCGCTTCCGTTTCCGGTGTCGATCCTTCCCAATCGACGGCTTACCGCATCACCCAAGAAGGACGCCATCGTGACGGCCATTGAGGCGACTGGCATGGATTGGATCATTACTACTGACGCCGACTGCACGATGGGCGCGAACTGGCTGCGCACCTACGATGCCTTTATACAAGAAAAACAGCCCGACTTTATCGCGGCTCCCGTTGGCGTTACAAGCCAATCTGAGTACTGGCCGGCGTTACAGGTAATGGAACACATGGCGTTGCAGGGCGCGACCATCGGAGGGTTCGGAATCGGGAAACCGTTTCTTTGCAACGGGGCAAATATGGCCTACACGAAGCAATTTTTCCAGGAATCGTATGGTTATCGGGGGAACGATGCCATCGCCAGCGGTGACGACGTTTTCCTGCTGCACAAGGCGGTACGCGCCCGAAAAAAGACCGCTTTCCTCAAAGCGAAGGAAGCCATCGTCTGGACGGGGCTGGCTCCGGATTTCGCTACTTACCTCCAACAACGCGTACGGTGGGCCCGAAAGTCGCCGGGCTATCGAAACACGTTTGCAAGGATCGTGGCGGCGGTGGTGTTTTTCGGGAATCTCTTCCCTGCCATTGCCTTGCTGTTTTTTGTATCCAGATCGTCGTTATCCGTGCCTGCTGACCTTCAAACAGCCGCCTGGTTTTTCGCTTCTAAATGTATGGTGGATTACGCCTTACTAACGAGAACACGCCGTTTTTTCAGGGTGTATGCCTATCACTTTTTCTCGGGGTCGCTGGTATATCCTTTTCTGTCTAGTTTCGTGGCCATCCGCTCAATGTGGGGCGGCTACACCTGGAAAGGACGGCGGTTCCGTCGCTAA
- a CDS encoding cyclase family protein produces MKTLLDIDGVRYETDLSRPFDISLPLRDSTDNPIAWYLDKPVISPVTSGNWIGKVSEGSSSTNFNNIYFNPHGHGTHTECLGHITKDFFSVNQALRTFFFLAEVVSIGPENRGDDAVITVAQLQDALMGKKPQAVVIRTLPNSSEKKHRKYSHTNPPYLEAAGAAFLRDLGVDHLLIDLPSVDRESDEGKLLAHKAFWNVTDVWSLNPDARHHATITELIYVPDQVEDGPYLLNLQMASFENDASPSKPVLYPLTRL; encoded by the coding sequence ATGAAAACCCTTCTCGACATTGACGGAGTACGCTATGAGACGGACCTCTCCCGCCCGTTTGACATCTCCCTTCCCCTACGCGACAGCACCGACAATCCGATTGCGTGGTATCTTGACAAACCCGTTATTTCACCGGTCACATCCGGCAACTGGATTGGGAAAGTAAGCGAGGGCAGCTCGTCTACCAACTTCAATAACATCTACTTCAATCCGCATGGGCATGGCACCCACACCGAATGCCTGGGCCATATAACCAAAGACTTTTTCAGTGTCAACCAGGCGTTGCGCACCTTTTTCTTTCTGGCCGAGGTCGTATCGATAGGACCTGAAAATCGGGGTGACGATGCGGTGATCACCGTTGCGCAATTGCAGGACGCTTTGATGGGGAAAAAGCCACAGGCCGTCGTTATCCGTACGCTGCCGAATTCATCCGAGAAAAAGCACCGGAAGTACTCGCATACCAACCCACCCTACCTCGAAGCGGCGGGAGCGGCCTTCCTGCGGGATCTCGGCGTCGACCATTTACTGATTGACCTTCCCAGTGTCGATCGGGAATCGGACGAAGGAAAACTGCTGGCCCACAAAGCCTTCTGGAATGTCACGGATGTGTGGTCGCTCAATCCGGATGCCCGGCACCACGCCACGATAACCGAACTTATTTACGTGCCCGACCAGGTCGAAGACGGCCCCTATCTCTTAAACCTGCAGATGGCCTCGTTTGAAAACGATGCGTCGCCTTCCAAACCCGTTTTATACCCGTTGACCCGTTTATGA
- the leuS gene encoding leucine--tRNA ligase — translation MKYAPKDIEPKWQKYWAENQTFAAENGSSRPKYYVLDMFPYPSGAGLHVGHPLGYIASDIYARFKRHQGYNVLHPMGYDSFGLPAEQYAIQTGQHPEKTTRENIARYREQLDKIGFSFDWAREVRTSNPDYYKWTQWIFIQLFESWYDRAADKAESIQTLINRFEQKGNEGVDAVCDDDTPSFTAAEWNGFDTAQKERILLKYRLTYLAETEVNWCPALGTVLANDEIVNGVSERGGYPVVRKKMTQWSMRISAYAERLLRGLETLDWTESLKESQRNWIGKSVGASVTFRVKDSEEEKDTLDFVLSGDDTNQYKIEVFTTRPDTIFGVTFVTLAPEHELVARITTPDQKAAVEAYVEATSRRSERERMADVKTISGVFTGAYAEHPFTKEAVPIWIGDYVLAGYGTGAVMAVPAGDERDYAFAKHFGIPIRNIFEGVDISEEAYTSKDQVVLTNSDFLDGKNYKDATKTVIAELEKMGCGKGKTNYRLRDAVFSRQRYWGEPFPVYYVNGLPQMIEAAHLPIVLPEVEKYLPTEDGQPPLGNASDWAWDTAANRVVSNDKIDRKTVFPLELNTMPGWAGSSWYWLRYMDAKNDAAFASTDDLAYWENVDLYIGGSEHATGHLLYARFWNKFLKDRGILSTEEPFKKLINQGMILGTSAFVYRLEGTNTFVSKNKAEGQKIQPIHADVYLVNASDELDIDGFRKWRPDFADAEFITDDNGKFYVSREVEKMSKSKYNVVNPDDICDEYGADTLRLYEMFLGPLEQSKPWNTAGITGVFGFLKKLWRLYFDDNGLIVTSNPASKESLKTLHKTIKKVEDDIEGFSFNTSVSQFMICVNELTAQNCHERSVLEPLAILISPYAPHIAEELWERLGHEGSIATAPFPRFRPEYLVESEKEYPVSFNGKTKFFLTLPLDLSKEAIEAAVLQDERTVQQMGGRTPNKVIVVPGKIINIVG, via the coding sequence ATGAAATACGCACCGAAAGACATCGAGCCAAAATGGCAAAAATACTGGGCCGAGAACCAGACGTTCGCCGCTGAAAACGGGTCGTCACGGCCGAAGTACTATGTGTTGGACATGTTTCCATACCCTTCCGGGGCCGGGCTTCACGTCGGGCATCCGCTGGGCTATATCGCGTCGGATATCTACGCACGCTTCAAGCGCCACCAAGGCTATAACGTGTTGCATCCCATGGGATACGACAGTTTCGGCCTTCCGGCGGAACAGTATGCCATCCAAACCGGGCAACATCCGGAAAAAACGACGCGTGAGAACATTGCCCGCTATCGCGAACAACTCGACAAAATCGGGTTTTCCTTCGATTGGGCGCGCGAGGTGCGTACGTCCAACCCCGATTATTATAAATGGACACAGTGGATTTTCATCCAACTTTTTGAGTCCTGGTACGACCGCGCGGCGGACAAGGCAGAAAGCATCCAAACCCTGATTAACCGATTTGAGCAAAAGGGGAATGAGGGAGTGGACGCGGTTTGCGACGACGATACCCCTTCGTTTACCGCCGCCGAGTGGAATGGATTCGATACCGCACAAAAAGAACGCATTCTCCTGAAATACCGCCTGACCTATCTGGCGGAAACGGAAGTCAACTGGTGCCCGGCATTGGGTACGGTACTGGCCAACGACGAAATCGTAAACGGTGTTTCAGAACGCGGCGGCTACCCGGTGGTGCGCAAAAAGATGACACAGTGGAGCATGCGTATTTCAGCGTATGCAGAACGTTTGCTGCGCGGACTCGAGACCCTCGACTGGACCGAGTCGCTAAAGGAAAGCCAACGCAACTGGATCGGGAAATCGGTCGGCGCGTCGGTGACGTTTCGTGTAAAGGACTCGGAAGAGGAAAAAGACACTCTCGACTTCGTACTCAGCGGCGACGATACCAATCAGTATAAAATAGAGGTGTTCACCACCCGCCCCGACACGATTTTCGGTGTGACCTTCGTAACGCTTGCACCTGAGCACGAACTGGTAGCCCGGATCACCACGCCCGACCAGAAAGCCGCTGTGGAAGCCTATGTGGAAGCCACTTCGCGCCGTTCGGAACGCGAGCGGATGGCCGATGTGAAGACGATATCCGGGGTGTTTACCGGCGCTTATGCCGAGCATCCGTTTACAAAGGAAGCCGTTCCAATTTGGATCGGCGATTACGTATTGGCCGGATACGGCACGGGAGCGGTCATGGCAGTACCGGCCGGTGATGAACGTGATTATGCTTTTGCGAAACATTTCGGCATCCCGATTCGGAACATCTTCGAAGGGGTAGACATCTCTGAAGAAGCGTATACTTCAAAAGACCAGGTGGTATTGACGAATTCTGATTTCCTTGACGGGAAGAACTATAAGGATGCGACCAAAACGGTCATCGCCGAACTCGAAAAAATGGGATGTGGTAAGGGTAAAACGAACTACCGCCTGCGCGACGCGGTGTTTTCCCGCCAACGCTACTGGGGCGAACCCTTCCCGGTCTATTACGTAAACGGACTTCCGCAGATGATCGAAGCGGCACACCTGCCGATTGTGTTGCCGGAAGTAGAGAAATACCTGCCCACCGAAGACGGACAACCGCCACTCGGCAATGCGTCGGATTGGGCCTGGGATACCGCAGCGAACCGGGTGGTATCGAATGACAAAATCGACCGCAAAACCGTGTTCCCACTCGAATTGAATACGATGCCGGGCTGGGCGGGAAGTTCCTGGTACTGGCTCCGCTATATGGACGCGAAGAACGACGCAGCCTTTGCCTCGACCGACGACCTGGCCTACTGGGAGAACGTCGACCTGTATATCGGCGGCAGCGAACACGCCACCGGCCACTTGCTGTATGCCCGCTTCTGGAACAAATTCCTCAAAGACCGCGGCATCCTGTCAACGGAAGAGCCGTTTAAGAAGCTGATCAACCAGGGGATGATTTTGGGGACAAGTGCGTTTGTCTACCGACTGGAAGGAACCAATACGTTCGTTTCGAAGAATAAGGCGGAAGGGCAGAAAATACAGCCGATCCACGCGGATGTCTACCTGGTCAATGCGTCGGATGAACTCGATATCGACGGATTCCGGAAATGGCGTCCCGACTTTGCCGATGCGGAATTCATTACCGACGATAATGGCAAGTTCTACGTCTCCCGCGAAGTCGAGAAAATGTCGAAGTCCAAATACAACGTAGTCAACCCCGATGACATCTGTGACGAATACGGTGCCGACACCCTGCGTCTATATGAAATGTTCCTCGGGCCACTCGAGCAGTCGAAACCTTGGAATACGGCGGGTATCACGGGCGTGTTTGGGTTCCTGAAAAAATTGTGGCGCCTGTATTTCGACGACAACGGCCTCATCGTGACCTCGAACCCAGCGTCAAAAGAATCGCTAAAAACTTTGCATAAGACCATCAAAAAGGTCGAAGACGACATCGAAGGTTTCTCGTTCAACACCTCAGTCAGCCAGTTCATGATCTGCGTCAACGAACTGACGGCCCAGAATTGCCACGAACGTTCGGTGCTCGAACCATTGGCCATCCTGATCTCGCCGTATGCGCCGCACATCGCCGAAGAACTGTGGGAACGCCTCGGGCATGAAGGAAGCATCGCAACCGCACCTTTCCCGCGTTTCCGTCCGGAATATTTGGTGGAAAGCGAGAAAGAGTATCCGGTCTCGTTCAACGGCAAGACGAAGTTTTTCCTTACCCTCCCGCTCGATTTGTCGAAAGAAGCAATCGAAGCAGCGGTATTGCAAGACGAACGCACCGTCCAACAAATGGGGGGTCGCACTCCGAATAAGGTAATTGTCGTACCAGGTAAAATCATCAATATCGTCGGATAA
- a CDS encoding Lrp/AsnC family transcriptional regulator: MRVSHAQVEIDGIDKEILRYLMEDARKPILQIANKIGISGAAIHQRLRKLEQAGVISGSKFTVSNKVLGYSTMAFVGIYLDRAAGNAEAVKELRKIPEVLECHYTTGNWSILIKIICRDNEHLMQLLNTKIQAIPGVSRTETFISLEQQIERQIQL, from the coding sequence ATGAGAGTTTCGCACGCCCAAGTTGAAATTGACGGCATCGACAAGGAAATCCTTCGGTACCTGATGGAAGATGCACGCAAACCCATCCTGCAGATTGCCAATAAAATCGGGATATCGGGAGCCGCCATCCACCAACGGCTACGCAAACTCGAACAGGCGGGTGTGATCTCGGGGTCGAAGTTCACGGTCAGCAATAAGGTACTGGGTTACAGCACCATGGCCTTCGTCGGCATTTACCTCGACCGTGCCGCAGGAAACGCAGAGGCGGTCAAGGAACTACGCAAGATTCCGGAAGTGCTGGAATGCCACTACACCACCGGCAACTGGTCGATCCTCATCAAAATCATCTGCCGTGACAACGAACACCTGATGCAGCTCCTCAACACCAAGATACAAGCCATTCCCGGCGTTTCCCGAACCGAAACCTTCATTTCCCTCGAACAGCAGATCGAACGACAGATACAGCTATAA
- a CDS encoding PH domain-containing protein: MDRSTRISTIVVTVLFAALPVAGLFMGITSGNWTLAAVGCLLLVVYGIVYAYRPTAYEITAHGLLIHRPAGVVKIASSRIRQVQPLEKAQVRFALRTFGVGGLFGYFGSFYTKSLGSMTWYLTRLDALVLIETDREKLVLSPNDRDAFLQELSVLS; this comes from the coding sequence ATGGATCGCAGCACCCGTATATCGACTATTGTCGTGACGGTTTTATTTGCTGCCCTACCGGTGGCAGGACTGTTCATGGGAATCACCTCCGGGAACTGGACGCTCGCTGCTGTCGGCTGTCTTCTGTTGGTGGTGTATGGCATCGTGTATGCGTACCGTCCCACGGCGTATGAAATAACGGCACATGGATTGCTTATACACCGACCGGCGGGCGTGGTGAAAATCGCTTCCAGTCGGATTCGGCAGGTCCAGCCCTTGGAGAAAGCGCAAGTGCGTTTCGCGCTCCGCACGTTCGGCGTCGGTGGACTCTTTGGCTATTTTGGGTCGTTCTACACCAAATCGCTCGGAAGCATGACATGGTACCTCACCCGACTCGACGCACTCGTACTGATTGAAACGGATCGGGAAAAATTAGTGCTTTCACCCAATGACCGCGATGCCTTCCTTCAGGAGCTTTCGGTCCTTTCGTAA
- the ruvC gene encoding crossover junction endodeoxyribonuclease RuvC has protein sequence MANERIILGIDPGTTVMGFGLIRVVGKTMSFVQLNELQLSKYDDHYTKLRIIFERTIELIETHLPDEIAIEAPFFGKNVQSMLKLGRAQGVAMAAGLSRQIPITEYEPKKIKMAITGNGNASKEQVAKMLQQLLGLKELPKNLDSTDGLAAAVCHFFNSGKTTGGKSYTGWEAFVKQNEERIR, from the coding sequence ATGGCAAACGAACGCATTATATTGGGAATCGATCCGGGCACCACGGTGATGGGTTTCGGGCTCATCCGGGTGGTCGGGAAGACGATGTCGTTTGTCCAACTCAACGAACTCCAGCTTTCCAAATACGACGACCATTACACCAAACTCCGTATCATCTTCGAGCGCACCATCGAATTGATCGAAACCCATTTGCCCGACGAGATTGCGATTGAGGCGCCTTTCTTCGGGAAAAACGTGCAGTCGATGCTCAAACTGGGGCGGGCACAGGGCGTCGCCATGGCAGCGGGATTGTCGCGACAGATTCCCATTACGGAATATGAACCCAAGAAGATCAAGATGGCGATTACCGGAAACGGAAATGCGAGCAAAGAACAGGTGGCGAAAATGCTGCAACAACTACTCGGACTGAAGGAGCTGCCGAAAAATCTTGACAGTACCGATGGACTCGCGGCGGCGGTTTGTCATTTCTTCAATTCGGGAAAGACCACCGGCGGCAAGAGTTATACGGGTTGGGAAGCGTTTGTGAAACAGAACGAAGAACGCATCCGGTAA
- a CDS encoding GNAT family N-acetyltransferase, with product MKVEVSTDKARLDVAFIQDFLKDIYWAAGRTIEDVQTTIDASLCYGVYVDGQQVGFARVVTDYVVFAYLMDVFVTPGQQGKGYSSLLMDTMMNDPRLEKVKIWRLASRDAQFLYEKYGFKPLAHPERMMEKVIGR from the coding sequence ATGAAGGTAGAAGTTTCCACCGATAAAGCCCGTTTGGACGTCGCGTTTATCCAGGATTTCCTGAAGGATATTTACTGGGCGGCAGGACGCACGATCGAAGACGTCCAGACCACGATTGATGCGTCTTTATGCTACGGTGTGTATGTTGACGGCCAACAGGTCGGATTCGCGCGTGTCGTCACCGATTATGTCGTATTCGCGTACCTGATGGACGTGTTCGTAACGCCCGGGCAGCAGGGAAAGGGCTATTCCTCCTTATTGATGGACACGATGATGAACGATCCGCGACTGGAAAAAGTGAAAATATGGCGACTCGCCTCACGCGATGCCCAGTTCCTGTATGAGAAGTATGGCTTCAAACCGCTGGCGCATCCGGAGCGGATGATGGAAAAGGTAATAGGCCGTTGA
- a CDS encoding DUF58 domain-containing protein → MKIESQVEKISSFKHLELLAGQIVEGFISGMHKSPFHGFSAEFAEHKIYNRGETTKHIDWKLFAKTDRLYTKRYEEETNLRCHLIIDNSSSMHYPKLDSGQAFYESKVGFSVLASAVLMNLLKKQRDAVGLSIYSDTYEYYAPEKGSERHHRMVLDKLEQLLASPREPKKTDTVRFLHQIAEKMHRRSMIILFTDMFQASGNEALFNALQHLRHDKHKVVVFHVVDEKTELKFQYDNAPRKFIDVETGDEVRIFADNIRERYEEGVRKYFEELSATCIQNRIRYVPVNVGSDFEKILTTYLVEKQSFGG, encoded by the coding sequence ATGAAGATCGAATCACAAGTAGAGAAGATATCGAGTTTCAAGCACCTCGAATTGCTGGCTGGGCAAATCGTCGAAGGGTTTATATCCGGTATGCACAAGAGTCCGTTTCACGGTTTCTCCGCCGAGTTTGCCGAGCACAAGATTTACAACCGCGGCGAAACGACCAAGCATATCGATTGGAAACTCTTTGCCAAGACCGACCGTTTGTATACCAAACGTTACGAAGAAGAAACCAACCTGCGGTGCCACTTAATCATCGACAATTCGTCGTCGATGCATTATCCCAAGCTCGATTCAGGACAAGCCTTCTATGAAAGCAAGGTCGGTTTTTCCGTACTGGCTTCTGCCGTGTTGATGAACCTGTTGAAGAAACAGCGCGATGCGGTGGGACTTAGCATCTATTCCGACACCTACGAATACTACGCGCCGGAAAAAGGCAGCGAGCGGCACCACCGGATGGTACTTGACAAACTCGAGCAATTGCTGGCTTCGCCGCGCGAACCGAAAAAAACCGACACCGTTCGTTTTCTGCACCAAATTGCGGAAAAAATGCATCGTCGGTCGATGATTATCCTGTTTACCGACATGTTCCAGGCATCGGGCAACGAAGCCCTTTTCAATGCCCTGCAGCACCTTCGACACGATAAGCACAAAGTGGTCGTTTTCCATGTTGTAGATGAAAAAACCGAGCTAAAATTCCAATACGACAACGCGCCGCGTAAGTTCATCGACGTCGAAACCGGCGACGAAGTCCGCATTTTCGCCGACAACATCAGGGAACGCTATGAGGAAGGTGTGCGGAAGTACTTCGAAGAGCTCTCGGCAACCTGCATCCAAAACCGAATTCGGTATGTACCGGTAAATGTGGGGTCTGATTTTGAAAAAATCCTCACGACTTATTTGGTTGAAAAGCAAAGTTTTGGCGGTTGA
- the hemW gene encoding radical SAM family heme chaperone HemW, which produces MSGIYLHIPFCKQACHYCDFHFSTSLKKKDDMLSALLSEIEMRKAEAGTGPIETIYFGGGTPSVLSTSEIGRLLDVIYSHYAVSDNPEITLEANPDDLSDGKLAEWAATPINRLSIGIQSFFDEDLRLMNRAHDAESAKRVLAEAVSYFDNISVDLIYGIPGMDDDKWLTNVDTVVASGVPHISSYALTVEPRTALKKMIATGQVNAPSDEAANRHFHLLSNRLAEAGFLHYELSNFGKPGYFSRNNSAYWLGKNYIGIGPSAHSYDGVSRSWNVANNTLYIKGIHDKVRPAETEVLTPADRFNETVMTGLRTMWGISLSKVEHQFGSDFHRYLLASAARFIEEGLLHLEGDALKTTQKGKFLADGLASDLFYVG; this is translated from the coding sequence TTGTCGGGCATCTACCTCCATATCCCTTTCTGCAAACAAGCCTGTCACTATTGTGACTTCCATTTTTCTACGTCCCTTAAGAAAAAAGACGATATGCTTTCGGCTTTGCTATCGGAAATCGAAATGCGGAAAGCCGAAGCCGGAACCGGGCCCATTGAAACGATTTATTTCGGAGGCGGCACGCCGAGTGTATTATCGACCAGCGAAATCGGGCGTTTACTTGACGTCATCTATTCTCATTACGCCGTCTCGGACAATCCGGAAATCACCCTCGAAGCCAATCCCGACGACCTTTCCGATGGAAAACTCGCCGAATGGGCCGCCACACCCATCAACCGCCTGAGCATCGGCATACAGTCGTTCTTCGACGAGGACCTTCGCCTGATGAACCGCGCCCACGATGCCGAATCCGCTAAACGGGTGTTGGCAGAGGCGGTGTCGTATTTCGACAATATCTCGGTTGACCTTATCTACGGCATTCCGGGAATGGACGACGACAAATGGCTCACCAATGTCGACACGGTTGTCGCGTCGGGCGTGCCGCACATTTCAAGCTATGCCCTTACAGTCGAACCGCGGACGGCCTTGAAGAAAATGATTGCGACCGGACAGGTGAACGCGCCGTCTGACGAAGCCGCCAACAGGCATTTCCATTTGTTGTCGAATCGACTGGCCGAGGCGGGCTTCCTTCATTATGAACTGTCGAATTTCGGGAAACCCGGCTATTTCTCGCGTAACAACTCAGCGTATTGGTTGGGTAAAAATTACATCGGCATCGGCCCGTCGGCGCACAGTTATGACGGCGTTTCGCGAAGCTGGAATGTGGCAAACAATACGCTTTACATCAAAGGCATACACGATAAGGTGCGCCCCGCAGAAACGGAAGTACTGACGCCGGCTGACCGGTTCAATGAAACCGTCATGACCGGACTGCGGACGATGTGGGGTATTTCCCTCTCAAAAGTAGAGCATCAATTTGGATCCGATTTCCACCGCTACCTGCTCGCATCGGCCGCCCGGTTTATTGAGGAAGGCTTGTTGCATCTGGAAGGAGACGCGTTGAAAACGACACAAAAAGGAAAATTCCTGGCCGACGGACTCGCCTCGGATCTTTTTTACGTCGGTTGA
- a CDS encoding zinc metallopeptidase encodes MVFGLEYYVLIGVIALASWAVSARLKAKFEEYSKIHLRNGMSGAEIAEAMLADHGIYDVRVISTEGRLTDHYNPADKTVNLSAAVYSERNAAAAAVAAHEVGHAVQHAKAYAMLQLRSNLVPMVNVSSQLSQWLIFLGLIIGFAARTGIGFYLALAGLALMAVTVAFSFITLPVEYDASNRALAWLKNKNMLSQQEYAGAEDALKWAARTYVVAAIGSLAMLLYMALRILGSRRN; translated from the coding sequence ATGGTTTTCGGATTAGAGTATTATGTATTGATTGGTGTCATCGCCCTCGCAAGTTGGGCGGTTAGTGCCCGGCTGAAGGCGAAGTTTGAGGAGTATTCCAAAATCCACCTGCGTAACGGAATGTCGGGTGCTGAGATTGCTGAGGCGATGTTGGCGGATCACGGCATTTATGACGTGCGTGTCATTTCGACAGAAGGTCGTCTTACCGACCATTATAACCCCGCCGACAAAACGGTGAACCTGAGTGCGGCTGTCTACAGCGAGCGAAATGCTGCTGCTGCTGCCGTAGCCGCGCACGAGGTCGGCCACGCGGTGCAACACGCCAAGGCGTACGCCATGTTGCAACTTCGTTCGAATCTCGTGCCGATGGTCAACGTATCGTCGCAGTTATCACAATGGTTGATTTTCCTCGGATTGATCATCGGTTTCGCCGCCCGCACCGGTATCGGGTTCTATCTGGCATTGGCCGGTTTGGCCCTGATGGCCGTGACGGTCGCGTTTAGTTTCATTACGCTTCCGGTAGAGTATGACGCCAGTAACCGTGCCCTCGCGTGGCTGAAAAACAAGAATATGTTGAGCCAGCAGGAATACGCCGGTGCAGAAGACGCGCTGAAATGGGCCGCCCGTACCTACGTGGTAGCCGCCATTGGCTCGCTGGCGATGTTGCTGTATATGGCCTTGCGGATTCTCGGAAGCCGACGTAATTAA